A single Kryptolebias marmoratus isolate JLee-2015 linkage group LG7, ASM164957v2, whole genome shotgun sequence DNA region contains:
- the vbp1 gene encoding LOW QUALITY PROTEIN: prefoldin subunit 3 (The sequence of the model RefSeq protein was modified relative to this genomic sequence to represent the inferred CDS: deleted 2 bases in 1 codon) — protein sequence MRVRQEGKSLSNMTATIDNSNAALATKKKHLGIPEAVFVEDVDSFMKLPGNETADAALRRLDEQYQKYKYMELNLSQKKLRLKNQIPQITQTLEILRHMQKKKDTTESMETHFLLADNVYCKASVPPTDKVCLWLGANVMLEYDIDEAQALLEKNLSTASRNLETLEEDLDFLRDQFTTTEVNMARVYNWDVKRRSKDNLLKSADKP from the exons ATGCGCGTGCGTCAGGAAGGAAAGAGCCTCTCT AACATGACGGCGACCATAGACAACAGCAATGCTGCACTGGCGACAAAGAAAAAGCACCTCGGAATTCCCGAAGCAGTGTTTGTG GAGGATGTGGACTCCTTTATGAAGCTGCCTGGGAACGAGACGGCAGACGCAGCGCTGAGGAGGCTGGATGAACAGTAccagaaatataaatacatgGAGCTCAACCTGTCTCAGAAGAAACTCCG GTTGAAAAATCAGATCCCACAAATCACACAGACACTAGAAATCCTACGGCAtatgcagaagaagaag GATACCACAGAATCAATGGAAACACATTTCCTTCTGGCTGACAACGTTTACTGCAAGGCCTCTGTGCCGCCCACTGACAAAGTTTGCCTATGGTTAGGG GCTAACGTCATGCTAGAGTACGACATTGATGAAGCGCAGGCACTTCTGGAGAAGAACTTGTCCACGGCGTCTCGCAACCTGGAGACCCTTGAGGAAGATTTAGATTTCCTGCGAGACCAGTTCACCACCACTGAAGTCA ACATGGCACGAGTCTACAACTGGGATGTAAAGAGGAGGAGCAAAGATAACCTCCTGAAGTCAGCAGACAAGCCTTAA
- the LOC108228433 gene encoding ras-related protein Rab-39B — MEAIWLYQFRLIVIGDSTVGKSCLIRRFTEGRFAQVSDPTVGVDFFSRLVEIEPGKRIKLQIWDTAGQERFRSITRAYYRNSVGGLLLFDITNRRSFQNVHDWLEEARSHVQPHSIVFLLVGHKCDLEAQRQVTRQEAEKLAGAYGMRYIETSARDAINVEHAFTELTREIFASVRSGDITIQEGWEGVKSGFVPNVVHSSEEVTKSDRRCLC, encoded by the exons ATGGAGGCCATATGGCTCTATCAGTTCCGGCTCATCGTCATCGGGGACTCCACGGTGGGCAAGTCGTGTCTGATCCGGCGGTTCACGGAGGGCCGCTTCGCCCAGGTGTCCGACCCCACGGTCGGCGTGGACTTCTTCTCCCGCCTGGTGGAGATCGAGCCCGGGAAGAGGATCAAGCTGCAGATCTGGGACACGGCGGGCCAGGAGCGCTTCAG GTCTATTACCAGAGCTTACTACCGTAACTCTGTGGGCGGGCTCCTCCTCTTTGACATCACCAACCGCCGCTCTTTTCAGAACGTTCATGACTGGCTGGAGGAGGCTCGCAGCCACGTCCAGCCACACAGTATCGTATTCCTGTTGGTTGGCCACAAGTGCGACCTTGAGGCACAGCGCCAg GTGACTCGGCAAGAAGCAGAAAAGCTGGCAGGGGCATATGGAATGCGCTACATCGAGACATCTGCCCGGGATGCCATCAATGTGGAGCACGCCTTCACCGAGCTGACCAGAGAGATCTTCGCCTCGGTACGGTCTGGCGACATCACGATCCAAGAGGGCTGGGAGGGTGTCAAGAGTGGCTTCGTGCCCAATGTGGTCCATTCATCGGAGGAGGTGACCAAGAGTGATCGCCGCTGTCTCTGCTGA